The nucleotide window catacacTCTATTGTCAAATACTATTACAAACCACATAATCCATATACATTTCCCCTATActcaattcatttgaacatatagcatactttctcatacttatatcacatatcatcacttgtacatatacttaccttttattctcaagcatagtatacatttcaaacgtacctgaatcgaatacacaactcatatattcattcgtttctcggaatgcccgttgaaccatttggaatcataagtgtaatagcccaaatttaccATGGcctgtaaaaataaataaatataaaaacaacaaaaaaaaaatttattaaagtctATTTACAGTCCATTAACAAAGCCCAAAATTCGGTTAGCCCAAAATTCATTAGCCCTATACCCGGTTATACCCAAAAACCCTTAGCCTGATAGCCCAAACCCGTTTACATCGGTAGCCCAACAGATGACCCAAGACCCAATTAGCCTAAATTACCCACTACCCCATTACACCCATAACCCAAAAAACAAACGGGGCCCAAGAGGCCCAAACCGTGAAACAAGAACGGCAgacctagggtttcagaaaccctaggcgccgcaagCACTCCAACTGACGTGTCCTTTCATCTCGCAATGACCCACCATTAGTGCCATGATTCCAGGCTCCGTATCACGCCGTGATCGACGCCCGAATCAATGCCAATGTGCCGTCATCAGTGCCGTTCATTACTAGCCTCCTCGCTGGTACCTGCAAAAGAAAAAGGAACCACAGCAACCAAAGAAACAAatatggaaagaaatcaaaggattttttttcctaaaaatgTAACAGAGGGTTATAAAAACCCCTTTTTGATCTTTTGTAATACTACGTTTTTTGGAATATATACACAGATTCAAAAAAGGAACACATTTTACACACATAATAAAAAGAGACCAACAGTCGATTGAAGAGCACAGAGGTGATTATTTTTTTCTCTCTGAATACATACTGATATCGTAAAAATAGAAGGAAAAAGGACGTACCGTTGGATTTGTGTTGGAAAATGAGGCTTTCTAGCCTCCGGCCACCGTATATGGTGGAGTTGACGGTGGCGCGTAAGCGCGTGTAGGCCCTAGTCGAAGGCTCGACAGGGCTCCGAGGGCCGGCTCCCAAACCCTCTTGCAGaggatttttttgttttttttttaaatcgggtTTCAAAATGAATTTAGGGTTGatatttggcttttatagccttataaaaacggcgtcgttttgcttAAAACAATAAGCTTCAAAATGGCATCGTTCCAGAgctaggatccgcgcgttgacccgagaTCAGGgaaggatccgcgcgtttttgtttaaagggctaattgcccaattgatcctccctttttttattatttataattttattttatttttattttaaattgaccCTAACCTTTATatttagttcaatttagtcctaatggcCATTAAAATCTATTCTCAAGAAAGACGTCATTTTGGGGAATTAGGCTAATTGCCCAAATGAGTCCCCAGCTTTTTAATGCATTTCAATTAAgccccaaaatttttatttatttgtaattaacccaagatttttaattaaaattgattttaatcctttttatatatttaatttattttagatactatgtatattatttatttttataaatattagctatatataaatagtatatatcttattttttattttttatataattattcattatattatttatattattatacattttatttataaattttattagatTATATATTTTACTACGTACATTATTccttacatttttattttattataaattatatattcttttattatttattaattgtaaaaaattttaaaattttaaaattattattaaataatatatatgtcatattatttatattattatatatattttctttataaattctattatatgttatatatctTATTGCATATTAttccttttttatattttttattataaattatgtatattttaagaaacttttaaaattattattaaataatatatgcatatttataaaatatataatgttTAATATCTAACGTTTTTAAATTTGTTATAAAATCTTGTtcctatttaacatattattattataaatatattaagtcatcatatcatatagtatgttttatatattaatcattttaaaatttctcatttatcatttattattttaaccaTTTTTATACTTCATCTATGTTTTATTTCTTTGACTTATATTTTATAtactcaaaatttatttattttatttattattatttagtaggttaatttttatttcataaattatttgttatttttatatattatttgtttatcatatttgcataaaattgattatttatgttacTTCAAGTTATATTTGCATGAGATACTATTATGTATGTGTTCGTAATCTATATTATGCTCATTGTTTTTTCGTGATTATACTTGTATGAAATGCTAATGTGTATTACGTGATTTTTGTCATTATTTAACATTTTCTATACTATATtcgcatgaaatattattatatatgtttaatttgtatTGATATATTCACTATTCGCCATTTTGTATTttgcatgaaatgataatgtgTATTCATGTTATTTGTGATTATATGTACATGAAATGTTAAAGTATATTGTGCGATTTATGTCATATTTAccattttctatattatatttgcatgtAATGTTAAAGTATGTAGTTTAATTAATCTAATATTGATCTTTTGTAATAGGTAAAATGCAtcatcatttttttaaaaaaatttatatttcatttaatccaaaGGAATCTTAAAAACAAGgctatgtcttttgtatttaggAATTTGGGAAATAGTGTCCTAACATGCTGgcttgcgatttcccgtttgtctaaatatcTAAAGTATCCTTtttaatagattttgtaaattacaagatgattttagttacaaaagtttaagaatatcgtgtccaatcatgctggatgtgatgttcgcATTCTTTTGGAACGaaagaatttttattttcaactcaaattattttggctttaaaagagatcttatttctaaattctttcaagtttttgacattaagacaaaactatttaatttggtaccaattttgggcattgcgagggtgttaacccttcctcgcacgtaaccgattCCTGAGCTCgttttctcataatttcgtagaccaaaatattttataaggtgatccaatcacacctaaaaaggttgatGGCCACTCCCGTTTTCAAAATACCCTCTCCATTTTAAAAGAGGTTTCGACagtttggcgactccactggggacttataagagagtcaagccatgaAATTGATTTTttgtgtcttaatgtcaaaagtttggaaaaattttaaagatattgatcattttacatgtgtttgctgcatatgtttgttattttgttttcgcacacattgcatttgcatgaccttTGTGGTCgcacctttaagtgggagtgagaagctacgctttcgtgaggttttcacctctgtatgggctagtggattgcttccgggatacatctgtacctatgtcttcgtgagattttcatctccgtatggccatagggaaatgtgttcccctgaaccgaacttggtccatatgagcttataatgggtgaggaccgaggaatctgctggttcaggtagccttgctttagaactgaaacacatatagtgaactttaagtgcttacccTAGGGAGTATAGTGATAGTCTTTAGTAAGCTACCTTTATAAGTACttgtttgttatatttttatatgataCTGACTTactttattttgctatcattacatgtcactcaacatttaaaggtgtcgattcacggtttgatttctagattagaaagttttgtaatgaggaacaaatatcttgataaagtggaggacaacgcTTCTGTCTGTGcatggtcagagaaaacccagttagagaaaggagatagtgtcactgAGGGGTATACGTCAGAGTTGTGGGACTTCACTCGTATCAGTTCAACACAGAATGAGTTTTAGGAGTTGAaggacatttgggcccaatgggatgacgaggctaagcagctgTTTTACCAGAATTATGGAGATCTTCCCTATTTTCTAGACATCAAGGTGGATAAGCATCTGTTTCAAGCCATGGTACAGTTTTGGAACCCTacttatagttgttttacatttGGAGAGGTAGACTTAGTACCTACTTTGGAGGAATATACGACCTTGCTTCGCTGTCCAAAAATTCAAGGTAACAAAGCCTATGTTAGGGCTGCTAATCCCCCAGCTTTTGTGAAGAAATTAATGATGATTACAGGGGTGAGTGAACAGTGGGCCGCAGCTTGAATCCAACAAAAGGGTGATAGCAAATGTATTCCGTGGGCAagtttgagggatttgatattgGCACACCCAGATGTGAAGAAGAGGGTTGATATCTTGGCCTTAAGTATGTATGGATtagtgattttcccaaaagcCATGGGGCACATAGATAAGGCAGTTGCAAATTTATTCGATCGAATTAGTAAACAGAACACACCTGTACCTGCAATCCTAGCCAAGACATTTAGATCCTTGAGTGCGTGTCAGAGAGCTggtgaaggtagattcattggCTGTGCACAATTGTTGTTAGTATGGTTCCATTTTCATTTTTGGAGGGTTGATAAGGTTCCTTACTGAGTGTTCTTTGAGGATTATTCTCCCTTAAGGGAAGCAGCAGCTACGCCAAGGAGGGACGACATTTTAGAGGAAAGGTGGGTAGAAATACTTCAGAACCTCCGAGAAGAAGATGTTATATGGAAAGCCCCTTGGATGACTCCGAGCGAAATTCTTTATCGTTGCGgaagttttgattgggtacctcttccTGGAATTTGGGAAGTTGTTGGTTATGCACCATTACTCGTCCTAAGGCAATATAAGGCAGAGCAGTTTATACCAACAACACAAGGGCTAGCTCAGAGTGATTTTTCGTATAAAGGGGATCATTATAAAAAGAAGATGCGAGAAATTGTAGAGGCTTGGAAGAAGGTTTGCTGTGTGAAGATTCTAACTAAAGGTCCGACGACAACTCTTGAATACAAAGGGTGGTTTGGTAAGAGGGTCAATGATAACGTCCTTAGACCGACTTTGGAGGCTGCTCGATCAATGAAGGAGAATTTACTAGTGATTCCATCAGAAGAGTTCGAAAGGAAGAGTTTGGAACTTGGAAAAAGATAGAGAGGCttgaggaggaaaatatgtaccTAAGCTTAGACGTTGACGTTCAGAAATTGAGGTCGAAAAagtaaggaaagaaaagaggaagattgaggaagaccgAGATGACTTGAAGACGCAGTATAAGAAGACACAACTATCATTAAAGAGAGCTGGATTGGGGAAGTCTTCAGAACAGTGGCAACAAGAGGTTCAAAAAGAAAGAGCCAAGGCCGAGTATTaggagaagaagttccaagagatgcaggcgcgtaatcaggccctagagaaggagaatcaaggattaaaaactaaggtgactgagcttggacgatctcttcatcatcaccgaagtcgtaactctgtggtcgagttaaaggcaagcctagataagatcgaggaaatgaagcacaATATTGAAGGGTTGGAAGCAGCACTACAGGACTATGAGCTGcagattgagcagctcgaggcaagGGAAGAACATTGGAAGGAAGAGCTTCACCATTTTCAGGATCAGGTTAGAGATAGGGACTACCTCATGGGAGAAGCTATAGTACAGATTCGAGAAGTTGCTGATCACTTGCAGGACCTGGCGGCGCAAGCTAATGTATTAAGTACAAAGTATGAGTTAGTGTCAGATAGAGGTctagagttagctttgttattaTATAGGGTTAAAACTTTGGACCTAAGGGCAAAGGCAtatttgtaatccgttttgtgtaaagattttttgtctcttaaataacattttctaaaagaaattgaatcagaatcgatatctttttacattcatgcatttgcatctcatcgcatcatatgcattcaaatttagagaaagaccctaattagctaaaattaatagggagaaagagagagtgagaaaaagaaaatctggaagcaacacatccttaCGGTACATGCATTAAGAcaaagaatatggatcaaagacTTGAGTAGATCCAGAAAGAAATGTAGGAGCAATTACAAGAACAATTGATGAAAATCCAACAGGAGGTGAAGGATCAAATGTTGGAGgctcaaaggaatatgatggctgagaTGGCTCAGTTGTTGAGGGGGACAACAGATAAAGGAAAGGCCCCTATGACTACCACTGAAGAGGATAACGAGGGTCATCCTCCTGGTTTTACTCCACCTCATGTGCAGACTCAACCTAAGGCATATCCCCGCGGGTCGTCTGTCACAATAAGGCCTCAACAAGGACAAGTCGATGCTGGAATACCAATGAACTTTCAAACTGGTTCGGGATTCAACCCTGGAGACAACCCTGCCAATCCAGTTATCCCTGATCTAGATATAGCTGAGAGGGAAGAGATAAGACTCGAATCATCAAGGCAATTAGAAGAACGTTGTAGATggttagaggagaaatttaaggcacTAGAAAATGCTGATAATCGTCAGGGAATTGATGCTAAGGACTTGAGTTTGGTCCCAAATTTGGTGCTTCCCCAtaagttcaaaataccaaaattcgataagtacaatgggactacttgctcGGAAGCCCATATCACCATGTTCTGCAGACGGATGACTAGttatgtaaacaatgatcaattattgatccattgttttcaggatagtttGGTTGGGGCAGCGGCTAGGTGGTAGAATCAACTGAGTCGAGCAAGGATCGGTTCTTAGAGAGACTTAGCGCAAGCCTTTATGCAACAATataatcatgtgactgacatgacttCTGATAGGATTACTTTGTGAAATATGGAAAAGAAACCTAATGAGatctttaggcaatatgcacagaggtggagggaggttgccatgcaagttcaaccaccgctcttggagaaagaaactaccatgctattcatcaacactttaaaGGCCCTATTCATTACCTACATGATTGGACGTACCACCAAGAGTTTTGCTGATATAGTTATGGCGggagaaatgattgagaatgccataagaggTGGCAAGATAGAGGGGGAAACTACTAAAAGATCAGCCTCAAGAAAGAAAGATAATGAGGTGAATAATAC belongs to Gossypium arboreum isolate Shixiya-1 chromosome 7, ASM2569848v2, whole genome shotgun sequence and includes:
- the LOC128295417 gene encoding intracellular protein transport protein USO1-like translates to MKHNIEGLEAALQDYELQIEQLEAREEHWKEELHHFQDQVRDRDYLMGEAIVQIREVADHLQDLAAQANEVKDQMLEAQRNMMAEMAQLLRGTTDKGKAPMTTTEEDNEGHPPGFTPPHVQTQPKAYPRGSSVTIRPQQGQVDAGIPMNFQTGSGFNPGDNPANPVIPDLDIAEREEIRLESSRQLEERCRWLEEKFKALENADNRQGIDAKDLSLVPNLVLPHKFKIPKFDKYNGTTCSEAHITMFCRRMTSYVNNDQLLIHCFQDSLVGAAARW